The window gccttttttttttttttgttgccgaTTCTCGTTCTGTATCCCATAAGCTCTCAGTCAGTAGGATAAAATTTGACATCAAcgttaaagtttaaaaaaaaaaaaaaaaaaaaaaaaaaaaaaaatagtaattcaaatacaaaataaaatccagGTTTGTGGAGAGATCTTGTGACCGACAATGATTGACAACAATTTCCAGACTCCCTCACATACAACATTGACATGAAAGTTGAACAAAAGTTGTGCATACAAACTTAAGGTTGGCATGTATGTGAGGTTCCATTGGCCCAACATTCAAACTCTTGGCCTTGGCTTTTGACTTAAGGTAAGATTCCGATAAATACATTCCCCTTTTCTCTACCAAATATCAATAAATCAGAAAAGAAATGATGAATATAACCTGCTGTGTTACAGTAGCTGGAACGAGTCATTCggcattttaaaaaactaaGAGTTTTGGGACCAAACCATGTGTAACTTGATATAATGCATACTTTCAAGGATAGGATATATACATGTGGAAAATTAACATCCCACCTATTTAAGAAAAAGACCCCAGCATTTTTGTGTCCTCAAATGTGATAGGAATATATCACAGTATGACATTCAGAGAGAGCCAGCATCTGAAACACGGTGGCTCCGAATCAGAGTGGAACGGGGACAAATGATCAAACGTGCGGCGAGGGAGAGCAAACTCTGCAGTGATAATGCTCAGAGACGACCGTTTGACTAAAGAAGTGGCATTTAAAAGGAAATGACGGCAAATACGTGTGTACGAAGCattctgtctgtgtgcacaAAACCGAGAATATCCTCCATTGAGCTACGTCCAGATAATGAAAGGTTGGCTAATATCAGTGTGGTCTGTCAGTTAAATAAAGTTAGTTTTAGAAATTATTTCCTTAAAATGTGAGTTtagtttttaagtgtttttctttaataaaatataCACATATGAACATTTAACTCCAGCTTTGTGATTCAAAAGGACCGAGCATCCTTAATATCTCTGGATCATTATCCTTAATGGCCTTTTCAACAAAATGTTTCAAACTCTGTGTGGAAATGTAACTTGAGAAGAGAGGCTGTTAAAAGGTTTAAGGGCACTGACTTCTCCAGTGATATTTCAACCACAAACCAGAGAGAAGGGAGCGAGCACAGACAGATATTATTAGAGGAACTGCTAGAGCTATTAAAGGAATACCTAAGTGCTTTTTGCCACATTTATTTTGGATTTGGCTGCTTTCACAGAGTGTGCATTGACTCGATGTATATGATACAATGTTATCATGCGAGCATGTGCTTGATTCAGTCACCCTTTCTTCGGGGTTCTGACGAGATGGTGTAACATTTATAACTTAGcacctttttaattttttagtgTCACTAAACTGGGCCCCAACATTTCTTAACAGTGTTGTAGTTTCTTAGTGCCGAGCCTGCTGTCATGGTCATGACAATAACCTAAAGCTTTCTGCCTGCACATAATGGACTCTCTTCAGTTGTTTTAcagaaactgaaaacatgtctAAAAAGCCTGCAGCATCCTCACGCCCTGTAGTCAATCAAAACtctgcataaacacacagaggagataataacaacaacagctaCAGTTTCAAAACACTGTAAAAGATACAGAAGGAAGGGGGGGGATGCTTTCACTCACACTGCACGTCTCTGTCTTGTCTGTACTTGGGAAATTGCTCCTAAAATCACAGCACGAGTTAGCTCCTCAACTTAACTACATACGTACCGACGAAACACTCATCCACCAGGTGCTTTGCGAAAAAGAAGTCAAATATTAATTTTACACATATTCCGCTGTATAAAGTGCTTTGAAAAAGGCAGCAGTTTAAAAAGGCACTAATAAAAATCAACAGGTAAATACTAGGATTGTTTCTGAAGGCAAATGAGTCTCCTTTCCCCCTCGCAGCTCCTCCTGTAAATGTATACAATGTCATACTCTGTAACACGGGGGTTTCTAACCCCACCCCTAGAGTACCACCTCTCCAGATCTTATAGACCTAAAAATATAGTTACAGATAAACACAAGTCTATTCCTCACCATTTATAAGACTTAAACCCACTTTACTGCATACACAGTGAATATACTGATCTGAGAGAAGTGTGTGGAACCTCTGAAGCTAAAATCAAACTTAACATGCGCTGGCACTGATTATAAGCTGATGATGagatttaaaatattaaactaTAAACATCTGAGACCAGTTTTCATAATCAAAGATTAAAAGGCACTGTAGTAGTGTTGTAGCATAAGCCTGAACGTTAGTCTATTTGGCTCTGAATTTGTAAAGTTTTGGCTGATGAGCAGGAAATCAGGAGAAgtaaaacaattaaataaaaaaggaggaGTGAAATTTATCACAATGACCATTACAGCAGGCTGGTATCACATCAGCAAAGCCTCTTTAGTTAGGTCCGCTGAGTTTTTAACCACCGTCAGAGTCGACCAGTGTATAACTGAATATGAATTAGGAGAGTGAAAGAAGGGTGTCCCCTCTTACTGTGATTGTTTGATACCACATTTCTAAGGACATAGCTAACACGTGTCAAAGGCTTTTTTAACAGTGTTTCATGTGCAAAATGAGAGCAATGGCTGTGAATAGCACAAAAACATATATCTTAAAAATTCCCCAGGAGAGagctgtaaataaaaacaaatgggaGTAATATGTGTTGACACTCAAATTGCTTATGTAACATAAATTTAAGGATCTGTATGTGTGCCGATAAACTGCCGTGAGGACGGTCTGCGTCTCTTCCAGCCCTTTTGACCTGAGCAACATTTATGTCATCGCACATCCACATCTGTACACGGGAGAGacggggggtgggggtggggggtggggggtcgcagagaggaaacagagcagcagagctcaGCCAATGCTCCGTTCTGCTGTTGAATTCTACATCTCCACGCTCAAATTCGGACTCCAGGGCTGACAGGGGATCTATGTGTAGGAAAGGTGGGACCCGTTAGATATCTGAGAGGTGACACTGGTACTCCTGCTCATGCTCTGCTCACTGCGCCCTCCTGGGGGTGTCCTTCCCATTGCTTGGGGGCTGTTTTGTACACCTCCGCTGCTGCGGGAGACCAGGGATCCTGCTGATGGGTGGCCCCACGGTGATGGAGCCCCTCCTCCCTGCCCCCAGCCTTGCTGCATAGGTGCCCCTCCCGGGCTGGAGTGATAGTGGTGATGGCTGCCGTGGTGGCTTGACCCTGTGCTCGAACCGCCACTGCCCCAGTGTGACCCTTGAGAGCCCCCAGGTgggtgctgctgctgatggtgaCTCCAACTTGCTGGAGCCCCCGGAAAGCTATTGTTGTGGGCATCTGGGGAGATGTTTGATAGCACCATGTTGCTGAAACCCAGGCGCATGCTCTCTGAGTCAAAAGCCTCGACCTCTCGGGCTTGACGTTCCAGCAGGCTGCGGATTCGCTCTAAGCGTTCATTTTGCAAGGACATCATCTCCTCCTCAATCTACagcacaaagtaaaaaaaaaaaagaaaaaaaaagagaattaGTAATTGACAATCTTTACAAATCTTAGTGCTTTATAGTTGGCAGATCCATTTAAATGCACTGCGCTATACTGGCATCCATCTACAGTGTATATGTAgcaaataaaaaccataatgtaaaaggttaaaaaaaaaaacattttcacacccACTGTTAATCTGTCAACCCTGTTAAGGGAACACAAATGTGTAAATAATAGAACTAATGAATGCTAAGTTCCATTTAGCTGCCCTAGTTTCAGGGTTTTCACCTATCTTCCCTTAATAAACCTCTCCAGGAATGAGTTAAACGTTGTTCTGTTAATGCTGTTGCACCTGTTAGggctaaaaaaatatatctatatCATTTGCACTGGTGCATACACACTCCGCTGACCGCACATAAATCCTGGCAAAGTTTTGCCCCCCTTTAACCAGAGCAAGTCTAATAAATTAGAGTAACTGACAACCTGTGTGAGTGCACTGGGCTTTTAGGATGGAAGTACTGCCAAATCTCAAATGTTGCCAATAATCATAAAGCCAGACTGATGTAAATCTCCACAAAAGAATGATTTATAGGAGGAGAACCTTCTGTTCCAGCAGGGCCCTTCGGAGTGAAACCCTCTGCTCCAGGTCCTTCCTCTCACGGTCGTGCTGGGCATCTGTCTGCATCTTGATCTTGCTCTGGTAGGCGTTGAGAAGCTCCAGCTCCTGCTGTAGTTGCATTCGTAGGCCTTGGCACTGAGCCTCCTGAGTCTCATCCAGACGGAGCTACAGGAACAGAGAGAAGATCAGGATCcagcaagtaaaaaaaaaagacataaacaaCCATAACTGATTTGGACACATCCTTTAAATGTGGTAAAATGTAAATTGGGTGGCACCtttatggttttatttctcaACTTAAGGATTCTGCATTCCTGGAATTCCCAGACTCACCGCCTGTGTGGAAAGCATCTCATTGATGGAGTGGTCATACTGCTCTGCCAAGATGGCAAGTTTGCGGTGCTGCTCCTGCTTCAGCCGTTTAAGGACAGCCTTGTGCTCTGACTTTGGTGTGGTCTCCAACAGATGGTTCCTCAGTGCTTTGTACTGCCTTGTCTGGATCTTACATGTGTCCTGGAACTGCTTCTTGATCTGTAGCTCTTTGGACTATGTTACAGGGAAAATTATAATTAGAAAATAATGTATTTCACACTCACATCTCGGCTtattcaaaaagaaaaacacgtCCACCTGACAAATGGCCGATCATACAAGTGCCAAGAGCATCCATTCATTATCAGTAAAATAAGAAGTATCTGCTGAATATTCAACGGACACGCACGCTCACAGGCCGAATTCTCACCTTGAGGCTCTTGGGCTGCTGGCGAACTTCCATAACGTGTTTGCGTCGAagttccctctccctcctcttgtTGTACTCCTGCTGATTGGTGAGCTCCGTCTGGTGCTGCAGGCGGATGAGCTCAGCCCTCGTCTTTTGGATGGTGTTGAGCTGGCGGAACTCCAGTTCTTGCATGGACTCATGGTGCCGGAGAAGCATGGCATGTTCCAAGTCCTTCTGGGTCTGACGCTTGTTTAGCTCCTAATTACGTGCACATGGAGGGACAAACGACAAAAGAGATGAGACTGTCACGAATCAAAGATAACTCAATTTCAGGTTGTTAATCGATTAattaaaggtcaagtgtgtaggTTTTAGGTGgaaatattggcagaaatggcttATAATATTTggaactatgttttcattagtgtataatgaCCTGAAACTAGGAATTGTGATGTTgttaccttaaaaaaaaaactaaacactggctccagatatagccatttgcatttttgtgtcggCCACAGTATTTCTCATACATGCTGGGCCAAATAGGAGAAGTTTCACATCTGCAACTTcatccctaaatcctacacactggacctttaatatctGTAACATTTGAGACTCAGCAGTACAAAGTAGGAGACAGAGCACTGACCTCACGCACTAAGTCCTGTTCAATATTGTGGCGAGCAATCAAGATCCTCCGTTTGAACCTGCGGCACTCCAGCTCCAGATACTGCCTCTGTCTGCGCTGTAAGTTGGCCTCTTCCTCTGCTTGGAAGTGTTGGAAGTTCTCCTTCTGCTTGGACAACCACTCCTGCTTTTCTTTCTTGGGTGTTGACTGGTTTTCATTCAACTCCTAAACAGAAGAAAGATTGCAGATCATTAGTAGAACAGACTTTATAGCACTGACAGACAGCTATTTGCTGATAAACGTATGGAGCAGGAATGCCTGGATCCCCCTACCTCTTTGAGTTGTTCCTTCCGAAGTTTGTATTCCCGTTTCTGGGACTCCAGGAAGCTACTGAGCTCCTTCTTCTGCTGACTCTGAATATGATGCTGGAACTTCTTTTCGTCATTGGTAAAGGTTTTTGCCTGATAGAGAGATGCACATCATAATCAGTTTACATAAAATGATAGACAGTGCTTTGTAAATCTTCAGTCAACACTTAATGAGTTGAAAGCGTACATCTTTCTCCATGGACCCCTGGTGCTTCTTGATCAATTTCTCCATCTCCTGGGCAAAGCTGTTCCTCTGGTTCTCCAGCTCCTTGTCCAGGCGAAGTCTGTGCTCATCCATCTCAGCCTTCAGCTTGTTTTCCAGAGCCATCAGCTGCTTCTGGTGCTGTCGCCTCATGCGTTTGTAGCCTAATATTTGCTCTCTTAACTCCGAATCCTGCTCGTGCTCCTTAATCTGGCGAGTGAGCTGGCAAAAACAAGGCAGAGATTCTCTTAATACTGTTGTGGGAGAAAGAACATGTTTTTCACATACTACGTGTACGTGCGCTAACAAcactgtggggaaaaaatggaCAACTATTTTTTAAAGTGCATAAATACTCAAAATGACTACTTTCTGACCTTAAAGCAAAAGCATTCAATGATCAAAAAGAACATATGTCAAGAGATTTTTGCCTTTGAACAACACACAGATGTGGGAAATTTCTAGCAGCTATACAGAGAGTCATTTATCCATTTTCTTATTTGATCTGCAAGTATAATGACTGTATTATTACCACTGAGGCTGTGCGTATAGTAGCAAAGTGTTCGCGGTTCCGTTTTGGCCGTGGAGTGTGTGCAGGCGGAGACTGTGGCTCAGTTGGTCGGGTGTTAGGCTCTGTCTCTTTATTATATGTCTCTTCCTCCTGGAGGGAAGGCAAAAAATACACAGAACATGTGAACAGCAGAACAAAATACTGCAGAGATGAAACTTACTTCTCATGTTCATGTTACtataattaattttaaatagaGTACAAAATATAACAGGACAAAGCTGCAGGTCAGACTGGAACCTGAACATCTTACTGGTTTGAGGTGTATCACAGAGCTATTGGACATGACTGTGTGGTCTCCCTCCATGTCCACCTCGCTTTTGTCATCGCCTGCATCTGTTAGACTGTTGACGGAGCTGCTCTGGGAACTGGCACTGATTGACATACTGGGTATGGATTGGTTGCTCCCCACGCTATTCACTGTACCCGTCCTACCCACACTGTGTTCTGGCTCCtaaaagtaacacacacacagcagatagTAACACAGTTATAACACAGCTCTCGTATAACATAGGATGACACAATactataaaatacaacacagctGAGCTAGAGACGACAGAGAACATGACAGACCTCCTCTTCATCTTGTGCCTCTGTTGTGGGGCCGTTGTGGGCTTCCTGAAACAAGATCTTCTTCATCTTGCGATACTGCAGATTGTCAAGCTCCCGCACTGCATCCTTAGTCCGACTTATCAGGT is drawn from Epinephelus fuscoguttatus linkage group LG5, E.fuscoguttatus.final_Chr_v1 and contains these coding sequences:
- the taok1a gene encoding serine/threonine-protein kinase TAO1 — translated: MPTSSRAGSLKDPEIAELFFKEDPEKLYSDLREIGHGSFGAVYFAQDVRTNEVVAIKKMSYSGKQSTEKWQDIIKEVKFLQRIQHPNSIEYKGCYLREHTAWLVMEYCLGSASDLLEVHKKPLQEVEIAAITHGALQGLAYLHSHNMIHRDIKAGNVLLTEPGQVKLADFGSASIACPANSFVGTPYWMAPEVILAMDEGQYDGKVDIWSLGITCIELAERKPPLFNMNAMSALYHIAQNESPTLQSSEWTDYFRNFVDSCLQKIPQDRPNSEELLKHAFVQRERPESVLIDLISRTKDAVRELDNLQYRKMKKILFQEAHNGPTTEAQDEEEEPEHSVGRTGTVNSVGSNQSIPSMSISASSQSSSVNSLTDAGDDKSEVDMEGDHTVMSNSSVIHLKPEEETYNKETEPNTRPTEPQSPPAHTPRPKRNREHFATIRTASVLTRQIKEHEQDSELREQILGYKRMRRQHQKQLMALENKLKAEMDEHRLRLDKELENQRNSFAQEMEKLIKKHQGSMEKDAKTFTNDEKKFQHHIQSQQKKELSSFLESQKREYKLRKEQLKEELNENQSTPKKEKQEWLSKQKENFQHFQAEEEANLQRRQRQYLELECRRFKRRILIARHNIEQDLVREELNKRQTQKDLEHAMLLRHHESMQELEFRQLNTIQKTRAELIRLQHQTELTNQQEYNKRRERELRRKHVMEVRQQPKSLKSKELQIKKQFQDTCKIQTRQYKALRNHLLETTPKSEHKAVLKRLKQEQHRKLAILAEQYDHSINEMLSTQALRLDETQEAQCQGLRMQLQQELELLNAYQSKIKMQTDAQHDRERKDLEQRVSLRRALLEQKIEEEMMSLQNERLERIRSLLERQAREVEAFDSESMRLGFSNMVLSNISPDAHNNSFPGAPASWSHHQQQHPPGGSQGSHWGSGGSSTGSSHHGSHHHYHSSPGGAPMQQGWGQGGGAPSPWGHPSAGSLVSRSSGGVQNSPQAMGRTPPGGRSEQSMSRSTSVTSQISNGSHLSYT